The following are encoded together in the Humulus lupulus chromosome 5, drHumLupu1.1, whole genome shotgun sequence genome:
- the LOC133778840 gene encoding probable protein phosphatase 2C 55 has protein sequence MEVANGVGGCAREGVDFGKYECSLMTNSLAAVNKLSETNSQIDSKNIIEEAFCKNNKFEGSSTTCVVTHKSSDGLECTMKVELGVNKGDVVVMGRDGLFDNLFDWEIQQIIKKEHPKLLDSEHNSNDYIND, from the exons ATGGAAGTTGCAAATGGTGTTGGTGGATGCGCCAGAGAAGGAGTTGATTTTGGAAAATACGAATGCTCGCTAATGACGAATTCTTTGGCTGCTGTCAACAAACTATCAGAAACTAATTCGCAAATTGATTCAAAAAATATTATCGAAGAAGCTTTCTGTAAAAATAACAAGTTTGAAGGTTCATCCACAACATGTGTTGTAACGCACAAG AGCAGTGATGGTCTTGAGTGTACTATGAAAGTGGAGTTGGGTGTTAACAAAGGAGATGTTGTGGTGATGGGGCGTGATGGATTGTTTGACAACTTGTTTGATTGGGAAATCCAACAAATCATTAAGAAAGAGCATCCTAAGCTATTGGATTCAGAACACAATAGCAATGATTATATTAATGATTAG
- the LOC133834434 gene encoding uncharacterized protein LOC133834434: MVSTGSAGDNLSIESLEKVGPIDDDFETDKSDDDRDSPPSVKMHATLKKMKTRSPPSVKPRTNKKLKIVDEAVLVQDAISDSDPIPESQLIKDWEFFSDLRMDHKLIAVIILCLSWNTCPVFMFLISRSPYKNGSSSFSSAATICSSLFIIDMARLCAAPFQCGSCIRNPPILT, encoded by the exons ATGGTCTCAACTGGGAGTGCCGGAGACAATCTATCCATTGAGTCGCTGGAGAAGGTTGGTCCGATCGATGATGACTTTGAAACCGACAAGTCTGATGATGATAGAGATTCTCCACCGAGTGTGAAGATGCATGCAACTCTAAAGAAGATGAAAACTAGATCACCCCCCTCTGTTAAACCTAGAACTAATAAGAAGTTGAAAATTGTTGATGAAGCTGTGCTTGTTCAAGACGCAATTTCTGATTCCGACCCAATCCCCGAATCCCAATTGATAAAG GATTGGGAATTTTTTTCAGACCTGAGAATGGACCATAAACTCATTGCTGTTATCATACTTTGTTTGTCTTGGAATACATGCCCAGTTTTTATGTTCTTAATCTCCCGATCCCCATACAAGAATGGatcatcatcattttcatctGCAGCCACTATTTGTTCTTCATTGTTTATTATTGATATGGCTAGATTATGTGCTGCCCCATTCCAGTGTGGTTCATGTATAAGAAATCCCCCCATACTAACCTGA